The following are encoded together in the Brassica napus cultivar Da-Ae chromosome A9, Da-Ae, whole genome shotgun sequence genome:
- the LOC106441635 gene encoding protein ALTERED PHOSPHATE STARVATION RESPONSE 1-like isoform X2, whose translation MGCSHSKLDDEEAVQICKDRKRFIKQAIQDRTKFASGHIAYINSLRQVSDALHDFIQGDNNYKPHEFVPAHDSFEVTPVKRIPPSSSRRSTSRSGCDEFITISPSSMPPKMIQEKPRTKVRASYLMSNRSRPVRVEQRSPETFRVESFPPPPSHQYGEGEADGFFGMNMDMNVNTSAASSSSFWNPLSSPEQRLSTHNIPPPSPQNSQWDFFWNPFSSLDYYGYNNGYDRGSVETRTGTVDDEIRGLRRVREEEGIPDLEEDDEPQPPRFQNHNLKANEDSRGNVDKSCCKEEVKVEDVDDDDEDEDEDEDEDEDGEFTDSGCESEDEGDEKCVGTQEQRTVEVPKAETKDNVVGVGNVEEVKNVVNVAKRDTPGFTAYVNRRPTSMAEVIKDLEDQFTAICDAAKEVSGLLEASRAQYAPSPNDHTMKKLNPVALFRSGSSRSSSSRFLLTSSGGSGSESRSDVSDESCMVSGSHQTTLDKLFAWEKKLYDEVKSGERVRRAYEKKCMQLRNQDVKGDDPFAVDKTRATIRDLNTQIKVSIHSIESISKRIETLRDQELLPQLLELVHGLTRMWQVMAESHQIQRRTLDEAKMLLAGAPVSKRHKKRQPPVMPEAINSQRLAQSALNLEAHLRNWRACFEFWITSQRSYMAALSGWLLRCLRCDPDPEKVRLSSCPHPIYRVCIQWSKLLNSLEEKPVLDKLEFFASGMGSVYARQVREDPSWSGSGGSRRYSGSESLDLVLAEDVVMTPEKLAEVALKVLCHGMSVAVSSLAEFAIYSADEHSKLVNQPEDTSGQRPDVNLNS comes from the exons ATGGGATGTTCTCACTCCAAGttagacgacgaagaagctgttcagATCTGTAAAGACAGGAAACGTTTCATCAAACAAGCGATACAAGATAGAACCAAGTTCGCTTCTGGTCACATTGCTTATATCAACTCACTTAGACAAGTCTCTGACGCTCTCCATGACTTTATCCAGGGAGACAACAACTACAAGCCTCACGAGTTCGTTCCGGCTCACGACTCATTTGAGGTGACTCCGGTTAAGAGAATACCACCGAGCAGCAGCCGTAGAAGCACCAGCAGGAGCGGCTGTGATGAGTTCATCACCATTTCGCCTTCTTCCATGCCTCCGAAAATGATTCAAGAAAAGCCAAGAACGAAGGTGAGAGCGAGCTACTTGATGTCTAACAGAAGCAGACCGGTTCGTGTCGAGCAGAGATCTCCTGAAACGTTTCGCGTTGAGTCGTTTCCACCTCCGCCGAGTCACCAATACGGAGAAGGAGAAGCTGATGGTTTCTTTGGGATGAATATGGATATGAATGTAAACACTTctgcagcttcttcttcttcgttttggAATCCGTTGAGCTCTCCTGAACAAAGGCTAAGCACTCATAACATTCCACCTCCTTCGCCGCAGAACTCGCAGTGGGACTTCTTCTGGAATCCCTTCTCTTCGTTGGATTATTATGGTTATAATAATGGTTATGATAGGGGAAGTGTTGAGACTCGTACTGGTACTGTGGATGATGAGATTAGAGGATTGAGACGTGTTCGTGAGGAAGAAGGGATTCCAGACTTGGAGGAAGACGATGAACCTCAGCCTCCGAGGTTTCAGAATCATAACTTGAAAGCAAACGAAGATAGTAGAGGTAATGTTGATAAGAGTTGTTGCAAGGAGGAAGTTAAAGTTGAAGacgttgatgatgatgatgaagatgaggatgaggatgaggatgaggatgaggatggggAGTTTACGGACAGTGGGTGTGAAAGCGAGGACGAGGGAGATGAGAAATGCGTTGGAACGCAAGAACAGCGAACAGTTGAGGTGCCTAAAGCAGAAACTAAAGATAATGTTGTTGGTGTTGGGAATGTTGAAGAGGTGAAGAATGTTGTTAACGTTGCAAAAAGAGATACGCCAGGTTTCACGGCGTATGTGAACCGGAGACCAACGAGCATGGCAGAGGTAATCAAAGACCTTGAAGATCAGTTCACAGCCATTTGCGACGCGGCTAAGGAAGTCTCTGGGCTATTGGAAGCTAGCAGAGCTCAATACGCACCATCTCCTAATGATCACA CAATGAAGAAGCTGAATCCTGTAGCTTTGTTCCGTTCGGGTTCATCTAGATCTTCCTCTTCAAGATTCTTGCTCACTTCTTCTGGTGGTTCCGGGTCTGAAAGTAGAAGTGATGTTTCAGATGAATCTTGCATGGTTTCAGGTAGCCACCAAACAACACTGGACAAACTTTTCGCGTGGGAGAAGAAACTCTACGATGAAGTTAAG TCTGGAGAACGTGTTCGAAGAGCATACGAGAAGAAATGTATGCAGCTAAGGAATCAAGACGTTAAAGGAGATGATCCTTTTGCAGTTGATAAAACAAGAGCTACTATTAGAGACCTTAACACACAGATAAAAGTCTCTATACACTCTATAGAATCCATCTCCAAAAGGATTGAGACTCTTCGCGACCAAGAACTGTTACCTCAGCTTCTGGAGCTTGTTCATGG ATTAACAAGGATGTGGCAAGTTATGGCAGAGAGTCATCAGATTCAGAGAAGAACACTAGACGAAGCCAAAATGTTACTTGCAGGGGCACCGGTTTCAAAGCGTCACAAGAAGAGACAGCCTCCAGTAATGCCAGAGGCAATCAACTCTCAAAGATTAGCTCAATCTGCTTTGAATCTTGAAGCTCACCTTCGAAACTGGAGAGCCTGCTTCGAGTTCTGGATCACGTCTCAAAGATCCTACATGGCAGCACTGTCTGGTTGGCTTCTCAGATGTCTCAGATGCGATCCTGACCCTGAGAAAGTTAGATTATCCTCATGTCCTCACCCTATATACCGAGTCTGCATCCAGTGGTCCAAGTTGCTTAACAGCTTGGAGGAGAAGCCGGTTTTGGACAAACTGGAGTTCTTTGCCTCAGGGATGGGTTCGGTATATGCAAGACAGGTTAGGGAAGACCCGAGTTGGAGCGGAAGCGGCGGGTCAAGGAGGTATTCCGGGTCAGAGAGCTTGGACCTTGTGTTGGCTGAAGATGTTGTGATGACGCCTGAGAAACTTGCAGAGGTTGCTCTTAAAGTTCTCTGCCATGGGATGTCTGTTGCAGTGAGCTCACTAGCTGAGTTTGCTATCTACTCGGCTGATGAACACTCAAAGCTTGTTAACCAACCAGAGGACACGTCAGGGCAACGTCCGGATGTAAATTTAAATTCCTAA
- the LOC106441635 gene encoding protein ALTERED PHOSPHATE STARVATION RESPONSE 1-like isoform X1, which yields MGCSHSKLDDEEAVQICKDRKRFIKQAIQDRTKFASGHIAYINSLRQVSDALHDFIQGDNNYKPHEFVPAHDSFEVTPVKRIPPSSSRRSTSRSGCDEFITISPSSMPPKMIQEKPRTKVRASYLMSNRSRPVRVEQRSPETFRVESFPPPPSHQYGEGEADGFFGMNMDMNVNTSAASSSSFWNPLSSPEQRLSTHNIPPPSPQNSQWDFFWNPFSSLDYYGYNNGYDRGSVETRTGTVDDEIRGLRRVREEEGIPDLEEDDEPQPPRFQNHNLKANEDSRGNVDKSCCKEEVKVEDVDDDDEDEDEDEDEDEDGEFTDSGCESEDEGDEKCVGTQEQRTVEVPKAETKDNVVGVGNVEEVKNVVNVAKRDTPGFTAYVNRRPTSMAEVIKDLEDQFTAICDAAKEVSGLLEASRAQYAPSPNDHSAMKKLNPVALFRSGSSRSSSSRFLLTSSGGSGSESRSDVSDESCMVSGSHQTTLDKLFAWEKKLYDEVKSGERVRRAYEKKCMQLRNQDVKGDDPFAVDKTRATIRDLNTQIKVSIHSIESISKRIETLRDQELLPQLLELVHGLTRMWQVMAESHQIQRRTLDEAKMLLAGAPVSKRHKKRQPPVMPEAINSQRLAQSALNLEAHLRNWRACFEFWITSQRSYMAALSGWLLRCLRCDPDPEKVRLSSCPHPIYRVCIQWSKLLNSLEEKPVLDKLEFFASGMGSVYARQVREDPSWSGSGGSRRYSGSESLDLVLAEDVVMTPEKLAEVALKVLCHGMSVAVSSLAEFAIYSADEHSKLVNQPEDTSGQRPDVNLNS from the exons ATGGGATGTTCTCACTCCAAGttagacgacgaagaagctgttcagATCTGTAAAGACAGGAAACGTTTCATCAAACAAGCGATACAAGATAGAACCAAGTTCGCTTCTGGTCACATTGCTTATATCAACTCACTTAGACAAGTCTCTGACGCTCTCCATGACTTTATCCAGGGAGACAACAACTACAAGCCTCACGAGTTCGTTCCGGCTCACGACTCATTTGAGGTGACTCCGGTTAAGAGAATACCACCGAGCAGCAGCCGTAGAAGCACCAGCAGGAGCGGCTGTGATGAGTTCATCACCATTTCGCCTTCTTCCATGCCTCCGAAAATGATTCAAGAAAAGCCAAGAACGAAGGTGAGAGCGAGCTACTTGATGTCTAACAGAAGCAGACCGGTTCGTGTCGAGCAGAGATCTCCTGAAACGTTTCGCGTTGAGTCGTTTCCACCTCCGCCGAGTCACCAATACGGAGAAGGAGAAGCTGATGGTTTCTTTGGGATGAATATGGATATGAATGTAAACACTTctgcagcttcttcttcttcgttttggAATCCGTTGAGCTCTCCTGAACAAAGGCTAAGCACTCATAACATTCCACCTCCTTCGCCGCAGAACTCGCAGTGGGACTTCTTCTGGAATCCCTTCTCTTCGTTGGATTATTATGGTTATAATAATGGTTATGATAGGGGAAGTGTTGAGACTCGTACTGGTACTGTGGATGATGAGATTAGAGGATTGAGACGTGTTCGTGAGGAAGAAGGGATTCCAGACTTGGAGGAAGACGATGAACCTCAGCCTCCGAGGTTTCAGAATCATAACTTGAAAGCAAACGAAGATAGTAGAGGTAATGTTGATAAGAGTTGTTGCAAGGAGGAAGTTAAAGTTGAAGacgttgatgatgatgatgaagatgaggatgaggatgaggatgaggatgaggatggggAGTTTACGGACAGTGGGTGTGAAAGCGAGGACGAGGGAGATGAGAAATGCGTTGGAACGCAAGAACAGCGAACAGTTGAGGTGCCTAAAGCAGAAACTAAAGATAATGTTGTTGGTGTTGGGAATGTTGAAGAGGTGAAGAATGTTGTTAACGTTGCAAAAAGAGATACGCCAGGTTTCACGGCGTATGTGAACCGGAGACCAACGAGCATGGCAGAGGTAATCAAAGACCTTGAAGATCAGTTCACAGCCATTTGCGACGCGGCTAAGGAAGTCTCTGGGCTATTGGAAGCTAGCAGAGCTCAATACGCACCATCTCCTAATGATCACAGTG CAATGAAGAAGCTGAATCCTGTAGCTTTGTTCCGTTCGGGTTCATCTAGATCTTCCTCTTCAAGATTCTTGCTCACTTCTTCTGGTGGTTCCGGGTCTGAAAGTAGAAGTGATGTTTCAGATGAATCTTGCATGGTTTCAGGTAGCCACCAAACAACACTGGACAAACTTTTCGCGTGGGAGAAGAAACTCTACGATGAAGTTAAG TCTGGAGAACGTGTTCGAAGAGCATACGAGAAGAAATGTATGCAGCTAAGGAATCAAGACGTTAAAGGAGATGATCCTTTTGCAGTTGATAAAACAAGAGCTACTATTAGAGACCTTAACACACAGATAAAAGTCTCTATACACTCTATAGAATCCATCTCCAAAAGGATTGAGACTCTTCGCGACCAAGAACTGTTACCTCAGCTTCTGGAGCTTGTTCATGG ATTAACAAGGATGTGGCAAGTTATGGCAGAGAGTCATCAGATTCAGAGAAGAACACTAGACGAAGCCAAAATGTTACTTGCAGGGGCACCGGTTTCAAAGCGTCACAAGAAGAGACAGCCTCCAGTAATGCCAGAGGCAATCAACTCTCAAAGATTAGCTCAATCTGCTTTGAATCTTGAAGCTCACCTTCGAAACTGGAGAGCCTGCTTCGAGTTCTGGATCACGTCTCAAAGATCCTACATGGCAGCACTGTCTGGTTGGCTTCTCAGATGTCTCAGATGCGATCCTGACCCTGAGAAAGTTAGATTATCCTCATGTCCTCACCCTATATACCGAGTCTGCATCCAGTGGTCCAAGTTGCTTAACAGCTTGGAGGAGAAGCCGGTTTTGGACAAACTGGAGTTCTTTGCCTCAGGGATGGGTTCGGTATATGCAAGACAGGTTAGGGAAGACCCGAGTTGGAGCGGAAGCGGCGGGTCAAGGAGGTATTCCGGGTCAGAGAGCTTGGACCTTGTGTTGGCTGAAGATGTTGTGATGACGCCTGAGAAACTTGCAGAGGTTGCTCTTAAAGTTCTCTGCCATGGGATGTCTGTTGCAGTGAGCTCACTAGCTGAGTTTGCTATCTACTCGGCTGATGAACACTCAAAGCTTGTTAACCAACCAGAGGACACGTCAGGGCAACGTCCGGATGTAAATTTAAATTCCTAA